gaaaggcCCTTTCTGCCTACAGGCCATTCCTGGCTGGGACCTGTGCACATCCAGGGAcagtttctcctttttcttcttggtgTAGGTTAGGAATTTGGGCTGGTGTTCATTTCTGCCTCTGAGGGCAAGCAGCAAGACAGTTTCAGCAGGAAATGAGCGTGGAACCGTGGGCATATGGTGCAGAACGAGTGCTTTGTGTGCTGCCCACGTGGGCACTGAGGTGCTGGTACTCTGCTGTGTCCCATCAGGATCACCTGGGTGTCCCAGGGAATGGAGCAGTTGGGGCTGGGTGGTGATGGGTGtgagggacagcgctgccagatGGCGTCTGTGCCCTGCCAATGCCGTGTTTGTGGGGAGAAGAGTGCTGCACTTCTGGCTCTCTCACCTCCCTGGGAGCCTGTGCAGCCCCACTGCTCATCCCATGCAGCCTCACTGCTCATCCCAGCCTTTTGCTGCAGCAGGGAGACCTGCACAGCTCataacagcagcaggagagttGGGAGGTGGcgagggagagaaggaaaacagccCCTTATGTGGAAGAGGGACTTCAGAAGCAGATCTCTTGTAAATCACTCCCAGGCCTGCCCAGCCCGTGCCTCGTGTCTGGCTGATTGTGTTACACTATCTGGAGAAAGTTTCATATAAAAAGCCAAAAATCCCTGTGATTAGAGGGGTGATAAGGGACACTGTGGCCTGGATGTGGCAGGGGGCCGAAGTCCAGTGCCCGGCCTCCCCCACCAGTCCTGGcctccccatcccagccagGTGGCACAGACATGGCAGggctgccagtgggcaggggaagcagggctgggaaaaacaacaacaacaaaaaagcaggaaccagccctgctgctggcaaagagggactggggaagaagggaggaaggaaggggagaACTCTGTGAGCCCCAGCAGCGTGGCATGGGGCCAGTTGTGGCTAATAGCCCACAagctgccaccactgcccctTATTAACTACCTCACAGATGTCTGAATACAGGGTGGCAGTGGGGGACTGCAGCCCGGGGAGGGATTGGGGTTTCTTAGCAGGTGGGGGGTATCGAGGGCAGCTGAAGTTTAATGAGTGTGATGGGTCTCAGCCCAGTTCCTACTGGAAGGAGGCCACAGCATTCAAACCACAACTGAGAAGCAAAGGAGTCGCTGGCTGAGCCACCCCACACCCAGTGGGGTCCTGTCCATGCCACTCTGAGCTGTGCAGTGCCCCAGGTTCCTCAGACTCGatcctgcaaagcacctgtgtGTATGTGGTCAGCTTGAGGTGATGGGCCTCAAGAGAGATCCTGAGGctgtggagaaaggaaaaaaaccttcctTGTCTCAGGGCCTGAATTGCTGCTGTGcctttttgatttcttcctcTTTAATTCCAGGTAAAAGAGAGTATTCTCAGGGTAAAAGCAGGATCTCAGAGCCTACATTTTCATAATGATGACAGCATGGCTTTCACCTTGTGTCCAGAGCTTCAGAGCAGAAAATGTCTGTACAATCTCTCTCCTTGAACCAGTGCTGGAGTGGGATATAATATCTGAATAATTTACAAAGGCTCTTCATtacacagatttatttttggCAGCTTTGTTAGACTGCTCCTTTTAGGAACTAATAGGAAGTTTCTCTGGTTTCATTAGGACATCTCTGTATGAATTGTTCCAGTGGggccagggactgggacagctTATTGCTCCATTAGAAATGCAAAATGTTTctgccctctgtgccacctgtgGCTTTATGGAAACCCACCTTAATGTCCAACCCCGACCCAGCTCTGGCTGTAGCAAGAGTCCAGCATGACTTTATTCCCAGCCAAGGTGTTGAGGGAGTGGGGGGCTTCCCCACATTGCCTTCAAACAGCTTTGCAGCAGACAAATGTTGGTTCACTTGGAGAGCTCCTACACAGAACTCCCTTTCCTGTGCTGGAAAAACCTTCATTTCTCAAGCCAGGTCTGAGGTGGGCTGTGGGAACCCCCGCTGTTCACCAGGCTGTGTTTGAGGCCAGCTCCTCTGTGCCCAGGCCATATTCAGCCCCACTGACTCACACAGACTGGGCAAGGCTAAAATCCCCCCTTCTTCAGATGCAGGTGCATTGCCCGGCTGGAAACGGGCCCATTAAAAAGTCATTTACCAGGCACAAGAGAGTTTGTGTTCCCCTGGATTGGGATTTGCCAAGATTATACCATAAATTAGAGTGTTTCCTGGAAGAATGtaaggagagaggagaaaaaaaaaaaaaagataaaatggaACATTTTGTAGCCGACAGAAATGCCAATAAAGGAGCGTTTCATTTCCCACTTGGAAGGGAGTGACTGCAAGTTGCTGCAAGGGTAGGGCAGGgtgcctgtgctgctccaggaCCAGGGGGAGAGGACAACAGGGACCTGGTCTGGCCTCATGCACACACTGACTATAAACTGCATCCCTCTGCCCTTGAGCAGAGCCTAAGCTGGGGTGACTCAGTTTCTCTCCATGTAAAAAGGGGGACCAGGATGCCAACCCCACTGGGGGAAGACTGTCTGCCCTGTTTTCCAACCCTTATTCTGCAGGGACACGAAGCCTGGCTGCACTATTAATAATCCTTGGCATGAAGCTGTCACAGTTTCCACTAATATGGAGATGTTGAAGTGAAAAAGCTACTGCACAATATGCAGGAGGTGTCACAATAACTCAGCTGCTAtattgttctttttaaaaataaataccacaACAGGCCAGCCCACATTGCTGGAGTCATGACGTgtagggttttatttttaatcagaaAATGTACTGATTTTTAAAGATAGAGACAGAGCAACATCTGAAATTTATGAAAGCTCCTTGTGTGCTCACACGTACCAACCGTGTTCCTGCCTGTTATTCTCCGAATGGCTTCCAAGGACCTGATCCTGCCTCAGCACGGgcacatttgtgtgtgtgtggctttgCAAGAGGCCCCATGGCAACAAAGTCCTTCCAGAAATAAAGTCTGTGGCTGAATTCCCCACCCCACTGCTCTCTGGGGGGATGCAACTGATCCCCTAGGACAGGAACTGCAGGGTCTGCTCCTCAGGCAGCAGGTTTAGGACCAAACTTTGCATGCAGGGCAGAATAATCCATTGTTTAGAGATCAGAGGTTTGTCTGGGGGCCAGTTGTAGGTGAATTACCTTTTTCCTTTGCCTTCCCTCACACTCAGCCAAGGGCAACgctgaaataaagcaaaacgAAACCCCGGTTTAAGAAATGCCTGTTCTGCTTGGGGAAGGGCGAGGAGCCTCATTGCCCGGCGAGGGCCGGTCGGCGGCTCTGGACCTGCCTCAGGCCAGCCGGACCCTGGGCCTGCCCCCCGCGCTCTGCCAGCGGCCCGGGCAAACACCGCGGCCTCCGCCGGGATGGGCTCGGGGCTCTGAGCTCGGAGGGGGGCCCGGGGCACCGGGAGGGTGCGGGGAGGGccgggcagccccggccgggGCGCGGGAAGGAGAGGCCGGCGGGGCAACGCCCGTCCCGACCGCGGGGCCGcatcccccgtgccccccgggccccgccgcaGGCAGGGCACGGAGCGCAGCCGGGCCCGGTgtccgcggccggcggcgccgcgcggcgggggcggggaccggcgggggcgggcgcgGCCGTGGGCCCGCCCGGgccggggaggcggcggcggcggcaggtgGTGCCGAGCAGCCGCAGGACGGAGCCGGAGCCGCAGCCGCCATTAGACAATAGGcgccggcggcgggagcggcgcggggcgagcggcgcggccggggcggggcggccgcggggccggggcggccggACCCGGCGCGGACAAAGGCGGCGCGGGgagccgcggcgggggcgggagcaggagcgggaggcGGCACCGGGCCGCTCCGTGCGGGGACCGAGCCGCAACCTGACATGATGTTTCCACAAAGCCGGCACTCGGTACGGCGCGGCCCGGggccggagcggccgcggggcggggccgggcgccggcggggccgcgggacGGCGCGGGGGCTGCCCGGCCTCCCTCGGCCCGCGCGGGGTCGAGGGGATCGAGCGCCTCCCgccgccggcggccgcggccggtgctgaggggcggcggggccgccggcGGCACCCGGGGAAGGGGCCCCACGGGTGACCTTGGGCGCGTCCCGGGCGCGGGCGCTGGGCCCCGGGGGTGCCCCCGGTGGGGGCTCGGCCCCCAGGGCGGgctcggggcgggggggcccGGCGGCCGCCGGCTCCGGTTCCAGCGCTGTCTCCTGTTGTTCAAGGGCTCCTCTCACCTGCCTCAGCAGTTGAAGTTCACGACCTCCGACTCCTGCGACCGCATCAAGGACgagttccagctgctgcaggcccAGTACCACAGGTACGTGCTCCCCCCGggcccggggctgtcccggCCGATGCACGGGAATCGCTCCCATTCTGCTGCTCGTTGCTTCGCTCCCGGGACCGGATGAGAACATGGGGAAGGGGACCCCGTCGCGTAGCTTGGGACGCCTTTGGCTGGAGGAGGACCTCGGGCACGGCGTTGGTCGTGTCCACATGGGAGCCCAGCGAGGAGAACGCCCATTCCCTTCTCCAGCCAAGGTCTTTCCTCCAAGTGCTACTCAGCCAGGACTGCACAGACACTTGCCAGGCCTCCTGTCTCTTGCTGGGAGTTTTCCTCAGTTCTTCTCGCTGGCTGCCATTCCTGGACTGCAAATGCTGCAGGGAGCACTTAAATCCAAAAGCTTCTGCTGTCCTGTGTGTGGAAATAGTGTTGCTGACCCAAAAGCTGGCTTGAGACaatctgttgctttgcgtgtgtgtgtgcctgaCATAAACATGAAGCCCTTTGGGTTAAATTGAATGAGTGATGCCCTCTGCCACAGCCTGGCGCTGGTTGTGGTGTGTGCATTGGTGCCATGTGGCTGTAATATCCCCTAGCCCGGGCTCTGCCTGCGGGCAGGTCACAAGTTTGTGGTGGTGTCATTCTGGCAGAAAAAACTGCTGGGAAGTGGTCTTTCCTGGCGTCTCCGTGCCTTGGCAGTGCCATCGGGGGAGTAGGGCAGCCCAAGGAACGTTCCTGCTGAAAGGGAAGCTTTCCCCCCACGCCGCTCCACCCCCTTGGACTTAATCTGCTCAAGAAGGAGCAGGTTTTGTGTAGGTGAAGCTGTTTCTTGTTTGAAACATAAAACCACAGCACATGCTGGCTGCAGTTGCTCGGCTGGTGAGTTGGAGTCTCATAAAACACTGGGAGCTGCGGCACTTTCTCTGAAGGGTGTGAAGAATCTAGGAGAGGAAAAATTCTTGCTTCTGGAGGGATGTGCTGCATTTGGgcctcccccctgcccccatccAGAAATGGGTCTGGCTTTGGTTTTGATGTTGTATTGGAACATCTCTCGAGTGCTGCAGACAGGTTCTGTGCCAGAatctgtccccagctgccagcGATCTGTTGAGGAAAGGCAaacccctccctgggcagccaacTCTGCTCCTACCCAGCATTCTGCTTCCTGTGGAATGGATTTGCCTGAGGGAGGTCAGTGTTCAGCTGGTGGATAGCCTTGTGTCCTTCTCCTGAATCTGTGCTGGTGGGACTCCAGCTGAGATAGTGGGAGCAGGCTCTGTGTGGTCACTACTgtgccagcagagcctggccGGGCTCTGGCCATCCCTTGAAGTCCAGATAGTGATGTCCAAGAATCCAGCCTGGCTGGGACGAGGCCGTGCAggaagcagctgctctgtggcgaTCAACTCTCTCACCTCctgtttgtggttttcttactGTTTTCTGGCTTTTCAGCTTGAAGTTGGAATGTGACAAACTAGCCAGCGAGAAATCGGAGATGCAGCGTCACTACGTCATGGTAAGGACCAGCCTGAGAGCAGAGTGTGTGGGTGGCAACACCAGCAGGTGCCTGTGCctgggctctgcctggcaaGGAGCCCATGccccgcagagctccagggctcTCAGCACGGCTGGAACTGGCTTTTTCTGAAAACGGGGCTGTTTTGTGTTGGCTGCATGCAGCGGGTTGTTGAAATGCGGGGTGGCAGGGAGTTCTTTGATGTAGAAAATGGGGCCCGGTGGGTGATTGCTTGATGGGTCCTTGGCCTGGCTCCCCGTGCCCAGGGGAAGTGACAGCTCTTACACACCTGAGAAGGTGCTGGTGTGCAGGTGTTCGGGGACTCTGGGAGGGTCATGGCCAGTGAGAGACAAAGCAGTGCTCTGAGGAGTCAGGAAACTGGGAAACCCCACAAGCCCAAGTGTGAGTTAGAAGCAGAATCCAGCTTCTGTGCAAGGGCTAGACCCTCTGCACCTTCTGATGACCCTGCAGCCTTGCTGAGCCATGGTACTGAGTGCTGGCACGTGTGTCCCAGCACAGGGTGTGCAAGTCCCAGCGCAGTGCCTGGTAAAGGCATGAGAAATGGTGCCACGTGTGGGCAGCAGGCTTAGCTGTGTCTTTCCAAGGAGAAATCTGCCAGGAAACAGCCATGTTCTGGTGAGCAGGGTGAGGAAGAGCCCTTGTAGCAGAGGGGAGGGatgccaggcagggctgtggtcTCTTCCTTTCTATCATGGAGTTAACAGGAGGCTGCAATACTGTCCATGAAGATGAGCTGGTTCCTGCTTGccagctgctgttcctgcttgCCAGCTGCTGCACCTGCCCTGGAAGGAAGAGATAAGATGCAGAAATTAATAGAGCAGCTCTTCAGAGCAGAGTTAAGActttaaaaccagaaataagGGAGCTGGCCCCTCCATCTTTCTCTACTGCCCTTGTGCCCAGACTCTGAGGCTGTGGGAAGCAAGGTGTGTTTGGGGCGAGGGACAAGGAGAAGAGGTCACAGCTTTCCTGGTGTGTTAATGGGGAAGCCCTCAAGTTCTCACTGGTAAACAATTGCTTCCTGTGCCTCTCAGTCTGCACAGAAACCCTCATCTCCAGCAGTGGccaagatacattttttttttcccctccttaaTGCTGGCAGTCACCAGAATTGATTCAGGTTGCTGTCAGCAGCAGAGGGGAAGGGCTGTTACTCGTGGCGCAGCGCTGGAGGCTCTGCAGgcgcagcagctcctgccttctCTGCGTGGCTGAGCCGGAGCTGCTGCCGCTCCCCGTCACGGGGAGCCAAGAGGAGGGTTCCTGTGAATGTGCAAAGCTGCTACAGCTGCTCTGATTTTTGAATAAGTCACAATTGGCAGCTTGGGGGACGGGCTCCTGCTTCCTGCTCGGTCTTCAGAATGCAAAGAAGCCTCGAGAGCCCGCAGCAGGCTGAGATCATTCTGATACCAAGCCGGGCGCTTCGTAGCCTTGTGGCGTCGGTGCCAGGATGCCAGTGATCTTCAGTTAAATGAGCACAGATGTGGATTgttcttttccctttggaagAATCAGGATtgcaggctgcaggaggaggtttCTAAACTCTCAAAACATCAGCCTTATAACAGCTTCTTCCAGGGGTCAGGAATTAGCTGCTTCTGCCAATAGATTGTCTGTAGCTGCCTGTTGCTGCTGTGCAGGGGTTTTCTGGGTGGATTGTTCTTGTGTGTGgaggggggaggtttccacatAACTCCTTCCtaaacagctggagctgtgcacagctggatgTGTTACTTGCTAGATGAAGTCCAGTTGTGGTctctcccattttctgctgaagCAGTCATGTGGGCTTTAGGATACTGGCCAGGCAAAGCTCACAGAGCCAGGCTGCCTCTCTCCTGGCTGTGCTTAGGGAAGTCTGGAGCCCTGAGCTTTTTTCCAGGTTTGACTCCCTCTCACCTTGGTGCAAACTGTGGAAAGGTGTCTGTGAGGGGAGTTCTGTGGGGCAAATCTCCAGGTCTggagcagggtgggcagggagcACCTGGAGGGGGTCTCTGTGCTTGCCTCCTGCTGTCTCTGTTTCCTAGGGCTGGCCTCTGCTCTCCTTCCTTGCGCAGCCTTTGTAGAAAACCCTGCCAGGAATGCAGTGGTGGCTCCCAGCACTTACCTGGCAGAGACTTGACTTACaatttgttttgttctcttttctctcctgctctgcagtaCTATGAGATGTCCTACGGGCTGAATATTGAAATGCACAAACAGGTAGGGGGGAAAGCACCTCCAAGTGCTGGGGAAGGTGCGTTGTCTGCTCTGTGTTGCCCTCTGTCACTTCATTGCGTTTCAGGAACTAGAAACTAGTTCATGCTATCAAGCCTGTAAAATGTCAGAGCTGCCTTTGAAGTGCAGGCCCCCCCACCTCTCAGGATCACAGTGCTGGCCTGTGAGCTCCCATCCTGGGCTCTGGGCATGCTGTGGTTCTCCCCAGGGCCTGAACAGATATTTGAGCACCAGacagggcagtgcaggcagggtcTGGAGGTGCAGCTTGGAGACTCTGTGGCAGCCTGGATAAGTTTGCTCATTACCCTCACTGGTGGTTAAGTTGTTAATTATCCCCAGTGACTAATTACCTGTGGTGTTAACAACATGAGCTTCCTCTGAGCCTGTCTCTATCTGGCTCCAGCTCCAGTCACAAAGTCAGCTGTGTGTCGTGGCTCAGTTTTAAGCCTCTTAGCACAGTTCTGTTCCCCACAAAGGCACTTGGTGCTTCTGATCCCATTGCCCTTGTTGCTAAGCCCATGAGACTGGCTTCCCTGGGAAAACCTGAATCTTGTCGAAGAATCTGAGCCACGAATCCTCACTGCTGTCCCACAAATGTCTCCCAGCCTCATCTGCttccctgtggtgctggtggGGTCCCCTCAGCTGGTTTTAGTGTGTGCCTGTACCCGTTGGCTATATTTCTTTTGACTCCTTTGGAAAGTGACTTGCAAAGGACTGGTAGCTTCACTATTTGCCAGGAGAAAAGCATTTAACACCCCAGAATTTGCCACTGCTGGTTTGAGGGTAGTGAGGAAGCTGCCCAGCCCCTCTGGTCTCCCCCAGTAGCCCCAgtccagcagctcagctggggagggggagcctGAGAGGGCCaagcagctgtgtgtgtgtctgtgtccacATGGCAAATGTAATTCAGCACATCCCCACCTGGCTCTGCAGTAACTTTCCTCTCTAGTTGCTCCCAATTTGTTAAATGAACGTCagaggagaggaaggggaaTATTGAAAATCTGCTCTTGGCAGTCAGCAGCATCCTTTCATTTAACTGTGCAGGGAGGAGCCTCGGGGGGCAAGGTGATCCCCACGGCACCAGCATGCTGCCAGCATCTTTCCAAGGAGAGTGGGTTTTCTAGGGCCATTCCCAAGGGAGGGGGAATGTGGGGCAGCTGGTGCTGTGGGTGCTCAGTCCTGAGCTGCCTGACCTTTCCTCTCTGTCCCCCCCCACCTTTTTAGGCTGAAATCGTCAAGAGGCTAAATGGGATTTGTGCACAGGTTCTGCCCTACCTTTCACAAGAGGTGAGTCCCCCAGCCTGGGGGTCTGTTGGCATGGAGGCCACTGTCCCTCTGCAGCCAGCGAGATGTCACAGCcctccagcacaggcagctcccCACCCTGGGCTGGGAAACCTCCTTGCTTGCTCTCACCCCCTGCGTGGGGACCAGCCCTTCAAGGCAGTGTTGGCTCCCCAAGCGCTGTGTGGTGGGTAGTGTGCCCTCCATCCCTTtggtggcagctggggacaAAGCTGGTCctgctctctcctgctttctctCGTGAGCCATCAGCCATGTCTGCAGGGGCAGTGGGAGCTTTGGGTGCTAAGCAGGGGAGAAGGACCCTTAAAAAAATACCTCCATATGGCTCCTCTTTGAGATCTGGTTCCTCTGCCTCATTAATTAATGCAGCTGATGGGCTCCTCTCACTCCCCTGAGAAATtaattgggggagggggtgcTTGGGAGTTGCTGTCTGAGGCGGG
This region of Aphelocoma coerulescens isolate FSJ_1873_10779 chromosome 28, UR_Acoe_1.0, whole genome shotgun sequence genomic DNA includes:
- the TLE5 gene encoding TLE family member 5 isoform X1; translation: MMFPQSRHSGSSHLPQQLKFTTSDSCDRIKDEFQLLQAQYHSLKLECDKLASEKSEMQRHYVMYYEMSYGLNIEMHKQAEIVKRLNGICAQVLPYLSQEHQQQVLGAIERAKQVTAPELNSIIRQLQAHQLSQLQALALPLTPLPVGLQPPSLPAVSAGTGLLSLSALGSQAHLSKEDKNGHDGDAHQDDDGEKSD
- the TLE5 gene encoding TLE family member 5 isoform X2 produces the protein MMFPQSRHSGSSHLPQQLKFTTSDSCDRIKDEFQLLQAQYHSLKLECDKLASEKSEMQRHYVMYYEMSYGLNIEMHKQAEIVKRLNGICAQVLPYLSQEHQQQVLGAIERAKQVTAPELNSIIRQQLQAHQLSQLQALALPLTPLPVGLQPPSLPAVSAGTGLLSLSALGSQAHLSKEDKNGHDGDAHQDDDGEKSD